Proteins co-encoded in one Natronorubrum daqingense genomic window:
- a CDS encoding DUF7557 family protein: MTHTIEISDDLKERLDGHLEEDETYEEFIEELVSIYETEGRFLQEGI, translated from the coding sequence ATGACTCACACCATCGAAATCAGCGACGACCTGAAGGAGCGACTCGACGGTCACCTCGAGGAGGACGAAACTTACGAGGAGTTCATCGAGGAACTCGTGTCGATCTACGAGACGGAGGGCAGATTCTTGCAGGAAGGTATCTGA
- a CDS encoding AMP-binding protein has product MVTTDQDEFPAGVPSEPSFPLGRRPLHEYVAHYAGETPERVAINYYGTDLTYRDLESAISSFATWLDEQGYEAGETLLLCLQNCPQYVIAYYGAQRLGMRVSPCSPMAKEHRLSYQLEDGDARIAVAGDTHASLLEDVRAETPLEQVVYTRFETFLPDEPVPAIHPEMVDAIEMHRQPPADDSFYFDSVLEETPADPPTVDVAMDDICLLQYTSGTTGLPKGCMHSYENVLFAAATSSALTDRDGGTRHLAVMPVFHVAGKLNAVDSPMIRGGTSILLTRYEAEAYLDALEAHDPDNGWITTPMVRELLETLGDEDDEREIDSLESMPVTSFGQALTDDLCERWADATGAEMYEAAYGLTETHTRDTFTNELGVVEEGFVGKPVYETDIVIRDWETHEELPQGETGEITVKTPSLFEGYLNKPEETEAATHDGYVLTGDIGRFTENGHLYFLGRRKYMIKSSGYSIAPAEVEEVLKTHPGIENAAVGGRDHETKGSEVVAGVIVSDESLSADAIVEWAEDHLAAYKRPRDVVVLEELPVTNLGKLDREGLADVLSAE; this is encoded by the coding sequence ATGGTTACCACTGATCAGGACGAGTTCCCTGCGGGCGTCCCGTCGGAGCCGTCGTTCCCGCTGGGACGGCGGCCACTCCACGAGTACGTCGCCCACTACGCAGGCGAGACGCCGGAGCGAGTCGCCATCAACTACTACGGCACCGACCTGACCTATCGCGACCTCGAGTCCGCGATCTCGTCGTTCGCGACGTGGCTCGACGAGCAGGGGTACGAAGCGGGCGAGACGCTCCTCCTGTGCCTGCAGAACTGCCCGCAGTACGTAATCGCCTACTACGGGGCACAGCGACTCGGAATGCGGGTGAGCCCGTGTAGTCCGATGGCCAAGGAACACCGACTCTCCTACCAACTCGAGGACGGCGACGCCCGAATCGCCGTCGCGGGCGACACCCACGCCTCGCTGCTCGAGGACGTTCGAGCGGAGACGCCCCTCGAGCAGGTCGTCTACACGCGCTTCGAGACGTTCCTCCCAGACGAACCGGTGCCGGCGATCCATCCCGAGATGGTCGACGCAATCGAGATGCATCGACAGCCTCCCGCCGACGACAGCTTCTACTTCGACTCGGTACTGGAGGAGACGCCCGCCGATCCGCCAACGGTCGACGTGGCGATGGACGATATCTGCCTGCTGCAGTACACCTCCGGAACGACGGGGCTGCCGAAGGGCTGCATGCACAGCTACGAGAACGTGCTCTTCGCTGCCGCCACCTCCTCGGCGCTGACCGACCGGGACGGCGGGACGCGCCACCTCGCCGTGATGCCCGTTTTCCACGTCGCCGGCAAGCTCAACGCCGTCGACTCGCCGATGATTCGGGGCGGGACGTCCATTCTCCTGACGCGCTACGAGGCCGAGGCTTATCTCGACGCGCTCGAGGCCCACGATCCGGACAACGGCTGGATCACCACCCCGATGGTCCGCGAGCTATTGGAAACGCTGGGGGACGAGGACGACGAGCGAGAGATCGATTCGCTCGAGTCGATGCCGGTGACGAGTTTCGGCCAGGCATTGACGGACGACCTCTGTGAGCGCTGGGCCGATGCCACCGGGGCTGAGATGTACGAGGCAGCCTACGGATTGACCGAGACGCACACGCGAGATACGTTCACCAACGAACTCGGCGTCGTCGAGGAAGGGTTCGTCGGCAAACCAGTCTACGAGACCGATATCGTGATCCGCGACTGGGAGACCCACGAGGAACTCCCCCAGGGAGAGACCGGCGAGATCACGGTGAAGACACCCTCGCTGTTCGAGGGCTACCTCAACAAGCCCGAGGAGACCGAGGCAGCGACGCACGACGGCTACGTGCTGACGGGTGATATCGGACGGTTCACCGAGAACGGCCACCTCTACTTCCTCGGTCGCCGAAAGTACATGATCAAGTCGAGTGGCTACTCCATCGCCCCCGCCGAGGTCGAGGAGGTGCTGAAGACCCACCCCGGAATCGAGAACGCCGCCGTCGGCGGCCGCGACCACGAGACGAAGGGCTCGGAGGTCGTCGCGGGCGTGATCGTCTCCGACGAGTCGCTGAGTGCGGACGCGATCGTCGAGTGGGCCGAGGACCACCTCGCCGCGTACAAGCGACCGCGGGACGTGGTCGTCCTCGAGGAGTTGCCCGTCACGAACCTCGGAAAACTGGATCGGGAGGGACTCGCCGACGTGCTCTCGGCGGAATAA
- a CDS encoding aminotransferase class V-fold PLP-dependent enzyme — protein sequence MEPLDLRETIPALESGTYLNWGAGGPSPTRVVDAVESSLEHHEYEAPTREGMYPAAFDAYDDARNAVSDLLGATAEEIALTQSTTDGINRVAGALEWDDTDVVVRTDLEHSSGILPWQRLERTRGVEIRELETENGRLTLADVKSVASDATLLCVSSLTWTHGTRLPIESIVDVAHDAGALVLVDAVQAPGQVPIDVHQWGADFVVAAGHKWLLGPFGAGFLFVRGGLERERALRPAAIGYRSVAEENAVDYEYAPGAKRFEVGTASPAPYAGLSEAIDCFDEIGIRTIERRIEALTDRLKDGLRDDRLVSPREFESGLVTISVDEPEATVERLADSGLVVRTLPGLEAVRASVHAYNTNAEIDALLEALSA from the coding sequence ATGGAACCACTGGACCTTCGCGAGACGATTCCTGCCCTCGAGTCGGGGACGTACCTCAACTGGGGTGCCGGCGGGCCGAGTCCCACTCGCGTCGTCGACGCCGTCGAATCGAGTCTCGAGCATCACGAGTACGAGGCCCCGACGCGCGAGGGGATGTATCCCGCTGCGTTCGACGCTTACGACGACGCCCGAAACGCGGTTTCCGACCTCCTCGGTGCCACTGCCGAGGAGATCGCCCTCACTCAGAGCACGACGGACGGCATCAATCGCGTCGCGGGTGCACTCGAGTGGGACGACACCGACGTCGTCGTCCGAACCGACCTCGAGCACTCCTCGGGCATCCTGCCGTGGCAACGACTCGAGCGCACGCGAGGTGTCGAGATCCGCGAACTCGAGACCGAAAACGGCCGGCTAACTCTCGCGGACGTGAAATCGGTGGCGAGCGACGCGACGCTCTTGTGTGTAAGTTCGCTCACCTGGACCCACGGCACCCGGTTGCCGATCGAATCGATCGTCGACGTCGCTCACGACGCCGGCGCGCTCGTCCTCGTCGACGCCGTGCAGGCACCCGGACAGGTCCCGATCGACGTCCACCAGTGGGGTGCCGATTTCGTCGTCGCCGCGGGCCACAAGTGGCTGCTCGGTCCCTTCGGTGCCGGATTTCTCTTCGTGCGCGGAGGACTCGAGCGAGAACGGGCGCTTCGGCCGGCAGCCATCGGCTACCGGAGCGTCGCCGAGGAAAACGCCGTCGACTACGAGTACGCACCGGGGGCGAAACGCTTCGAGGTCGGAACGGCGAGTCCGGCACCGTACGCAGGGCTGAGCGAGGCGATCGACTGTTTCGATGAAATCGGCATCCGGACGATCGAACGGCGAATCGAAGCGCTCACCGATCGACTCAAAGACGGACTTCGCGACGACCGACTGGTGAGTCCGCGCGAATTCGAATCCGGCCTCGTGACGATTTCCGTCGACGAACCGGAAGCGACCGTCGAGCGTCTCGCCGATTCGGGACTCGTCGTTCGAACGCTTCCCGGCCTCGAGGCCGTTCGGGCGTCGGTCCACGCGTACAACACGAACGCGGAGATAGACGCGCTGCTCGAGGCGCTGAGTGCGTAA
- a CDS encoding DUF192 domain-containing protein yields the protein MISERSATADRRTMLAGLAATFGSVGLAGCTGGDEDDDDDNGDEPTENSNSNDDEAEDLDSNDDETVHSEYESTDVLVTTSDGDELGEVTAAIADTPESQELGLSDTDTLPDDRGMLFVYDTIEDRTFAMPEMSFGIDIVFADDEGVITSIFHAPEPEPDEDGSEQTYSGSGQYVLEVVYEWTAENDIEEGDVLNFEL from the coding sequence ATGATTTCAGAACGCTCAGCAACTGCGGACCGACGGACGATGCTGGCAGGACTCGCCGCGACGTTCGGGTCCGTCGGACTCGCGGGGTGTACCGGAGGTGACGAGGACGATGACGACGACAACGGCGACGAGCCGACCGAGAACTCGAATTCAAACGACGATGAGGCGGAGGACCTAGACTCGAACGACGACGAGACGGTTCACTCGGAGTACGAGTCGACCGACGTGCTCGTGACGACCTCTGATGGGGACGAACTGGGTGAGGTAACGGCGGCTATCGCGGATACGCCGGAATCACAAGAGCTCGGGCTGAGCGATACCGATACGCTTCCCGACGACCGGGGAATGTTGTTCGTCTACGATACGATCGAAGATCGGACGTTCGCCATGCCGGAAATGTCGTTCGGGATCGACATCGTGTTCGCCGACGACGAGGGCGTCATCACGAGTATTTTCCACGCACCGGAACCCGAACCGGACGAGGACGGCTCCGAACAAACCTACTCCGGCAGCGGACAGTACGTTCTGGAGGTCGTCTACGAGTGGACCGCCGAAAACGACATCGAGGAGGGTGACGTTCTCAATTTCGAGTTGTAA
- the uvrA gene encoding excinuclease ABC subunit UvrA: protein MSKDYIEVRGAEEHNLKDLDVTVPREEFTVVTGLSGSGKSSLAFETIYAEGQRRYIESLSAYARNFLGQMDKPQVETVEGLSPAISIDQKNAANNPRSTVGTVTELHDYLRLLYARVGTPHCPDCGREVGEQSAQNMVERILELPGGTRAKLAAPVVRDQKGAFEDLFEELVSEGYSRVEIDGEEYDLTLDDPDLDENFDHTVDVVVDRVKVSTEARPRIIDSVETALEEAEGVLKVILPDAPEEVASDLGEAARRTGALGDETEEEDRFVVEFSKDLACTHCGIDVPEIETRSFSFNSPHGACPECEGLGETKEIDEGLVIQDESKSLKHVFEPWSYNRSYYQTRLDAVAEHFDLSLSTPFEDLEEETQQAFLYGTSEKVTFERHTRNGTRRKRKRFEGVIPNLERRYLETDSDSTREHIEDYMSATECPSCDGTRLKAASRAVFIDGTAITEINGLSIGDALAHFESMEADLTEREKVIAEEILKEIRARLGFMVEVGLEYLTLDREAATLSGGESQRIRLATQIGSGLVGVLYVLDEPSIGLHQRDNDRLLDTLEELRDIGNTLIVVEHDEETMRRADNVIDMGPGPGKRGGEVVANGSVEDVKDCEESITGDYLSGRRQIPVPDERRDPEGALTIRGARQHNLADLDVDIPLGNFTAITGVSGSGKSTLMHEVFYKGLARQMNDNTSVIPGDHDGLEGLEEIETVRLIDQSPIGRTPRSNPATYTNVFDYIRDLFAETKLAKQRGYEKGRFSFNVKGGRCEECGGQGTVKIEMNFLSDVYVPCEECDGARYNDATLDVTYKGKTIADVLEMEVDEAYEFFESNSQIRRRLKLLKDVGLDYMTLGQPSTTLSGGEAQRVKLAEELGKKDTGETLYLLDEPTTGLHHEDERKLIEVLHRLTDNGNTVVVIEHELDLVKNADHIIDLGPEGGEHGGELVATGTPEEVARLEDSHTGRYLRDLLPKIDLEGPRGERVEPVTAPMDDD from the coding sequence ATGAGCAAAGACTACATCGAGGTGCGAGGTGCAGAGGAGCACAACCTCAAAGACCTCGACGTCACGGTCCCCCGCGAGGAGTTTACCGTCGTCACCGGACTCTCCGGATCGGGGAAGTCCTCGCTGGCGTTCGAGACGATCTACGCCGAGGGACAGCGTCGCTACATCGAGAGCCTCTCCGCGTACGCCCGGAACTTTCTCGGGCAGATGGACAAACCGCAGGTCGAGACCGTCGAGGGCCTCTCTCCGGCGATTTCGATCGACCAGAAGAACGCCGCGAACAACCCTCGTTCGACGGTGGGGACCGTCACGGAACTCCACGACTATCTCCGCCTCCTCTACGCCCGCGTCGGTACCCCCCACTGTCCCGACTGTGGCCGCGAAGTCGGTGAGCAATCCGCCCAGAACATGGTCGAGCGCATCCTCGAGTTGCCCGGGGGAACGCGAGCGAAACTCGCCGCTCCGGTCGTCCGCGACCAGAAAGGAGCCTTCGAGGACCTCTTCGAGGAACTCGTCTCGGAGGGGTACTCCCGCGTCGAAATCGACGGCGAGGAGTACGATCTCACCCTCGACGACCCCGACCTGGACGAGAACTTCGATCACACCGTCGACGTTGTCGTCGACCGCGTGAAGGTGAGCACCGAGGCCCGTCCGCGGATCATCGACAGCGTCGAGACGGCCCTCGAGGAAGCCGAGGGCGTCCTGAAGGTTATCCTGCCCGACGCACCCGAGGAGGTCGCGTCGGATTTGGGCGAGGCGGCCCGCCGAACTGGTGCGCTGGGCGACGAGACCGAGGAGGAGGATCGCTTCGTCGTCGAGTTCTCGAAGGACCTCGCGTGTACTCACTGCGGAATCGACGTGCCCGAAATCGAGACCCGTTCGTTCTCCTTCAACTCGCCCCACGGGGCCTGTCCGGAGTGTGAGGGACTCGGCGAGACGAAAGAGATCGACGAGGGACTGGTCATTCAGGACGAATCCAAGTCGCTCAAACACGTTTTCGAACCCTGGAGCTACAACCGGTCGTACTACCAGACGCGACTCGACGCCGTCGCCGAACACTTCGACCTCTCGCTGTCGACGCCGTTCGAGGACCTCGAGGAAGAGACCCAACAGGCCTTCCTCTACGGCACCAGCGAGAAGGTGACATTCGAGCGACACACCCGAAACGGGACCCGACGCAAGCGAAAGCGCTTCGAAGGCGTCATTCCGAACCTCGAGCGTCGATACCTCGAGACCGACTCCGATTCGACCCGCGAGCACATCGAGGACTACATGTCGGCGACGGAGTGTCCGTCCTGTGACGGCACCCGTCTCAAGGCCGCGAGTCGGGCCGTGTTCATCGACGGGACCGCGATCACCGAGATCAACGGGCTGAGCATCGGCGACGCCTTAGCCCACTTCGAGTCGATGGAAGCTGACCTCACGGAGCGTGAGAAGGTCATCGCCGAGGAGATTTTGAAGGAGATCCGGGCTCGACTCGGCTTCATGGTCGAAGTCGGCCTCGAGTACCTCACCCTCGACCGGGAAGCCGCGACCCTCTCGGGCGGCGAGAGCCAGCGTATTCGACTCGCGACGCAGATCGGGTCCGGGCTGGTCGGGGTGCTCTACGTGCTCGACGAACCATCGATCGGACTCCACCAGCGGGACAACGACCGACTGCTCGATACCTTAGAGGAACTCCGAGACATCGGAAACACCCTGATCGTCGTCGAGCACGACGAGGAGACCATGCGACGTGCGGACAACGTCATCGACATGGGTCCCGGTCCGGGCAAACGTGGCGGCGAAGTCGTCGCCAACGGCTCCGTCGAGGACGTCAAAGACTGTGAGGAGTCCATCACCGGCGACTACCTCTCCGGCCGTCGGCAGATTCCGGTTCCGGACGAACGCCGCGACCCGGAGGGCGCGCTGACCATTCGCGGCGCTCGCCAGCACAACTTAGCCGACCTCGACGTCGACATTCCCCTCGGAAACTTTACCGCGATCACGGGCGTCTCCGGCTCCGGCAAATCGACGCTCATGCACGAGGTGTTCTACAAGGGCCTCGCCCGCCAGATGAACGACAACACGAGCGTCATCCCGGGCGACCACGACGGCCTCGAGGGCCTCGAGGAGATCGAGACCGTGCGCTTGATCGACCAGTCCCCGATCGGTCGGACGCCCCGGTCGAATCCGGCCACCTACACCAACGTCTTCGACTACATCCGCGACCTGTTCGCCGAGACGAAACTCGCGAAACAGCGCGGCTACGAGAAGGGGCGCTTCTCGTTCAACGTCAAGGGCGGACGCTGCGAGGAGTGTGGCGGACAGGGCACGGTGAAAATCGAGATGAACTTCCTCAGCGACGTCTACGTTCCCTGCGAGGAGTGTGACGGCGCACGCTACAACGACGCGACCCTCGACGTGACCTACAAGGGCAAGACGATCGCCGACGTGCTCGAGATGGAAGTCGACGAGGCCTACGAGTTCTTCGAGTCGAACTCCCAGATTCGCCGGCGACTGAAACTCCTGAAGGACGTCGGACTCGACTACATGACCCTCGGCCAGCCGTCGACGACGCTCTCCGGTGGTGAGGCCCAGCGGGTCAAACTCGCCGAGGAACTCGGGAAGAAAGACACCGGCGAGACGCTCTACTTGCTCGATGAACCGACGACTGGACTCCACCACGAGGACGAACGAAAACTCATCGAGGTGCTCCACCGGCTGACCGACAACGGCAACACCGTCGTCGTCATCGAACACGAACTCGACCTCGTGAAGAACGCCGACCACATCATCGACCTCGGCCCCGAAGGTGGCGAACACGGCGGCGAACTCGTCGCGACGGGAACGCCGGAAGAAGTCGCTCGACTCGAGGACTCACACACCGGTCGGTACCTCCGGGACCTGCTGCCGAAAATCGACCTCGAGGGCCCACGCGGCGAGCGCGTCGAGCCCGTAACGGCGCCGATGGACGACGACTGA
- a CDS encoding DUF3368 domain-containing protein has protein sequence MTDDSGPRTLLVDACVFITLADLGTLDVLRDTDGRATMPQTVVEEITSEPAERELDRALDDWIVSSTLIRNETAVDGWDEHLETARTHLGRASDPEEWGGDVPLLAAALSHERSVVITDDKPLRKTCNILSIPVSGTIGLLIRAVECGDLGASEAKQTLGAMDEVGARLSVRLVRRAERLIDEAAET, from the coding sequence ATGACCGACGACAGTGGTCCGCGAACACTGCTCGTCGATGCGTGCGTGTTCATCACGCTCGCAGATCTCGGAACACTCGACGTTCTCCGTGACACGGACGGACGAGCGACGATGCCACAGACGGTCGTCGAAGAAATAACGTCTGAGCCAGCCGAACGTGAACTCGACCGGGCGCTCGACGACTGGATCGTCTCCTCGACACTCATCCGTAACGAAACGGCTGTCGACGGATGGGACGAGCACCTCGAGACCGCTCGCACTCACCTCGGAAGAGCATCCGACCCAGAAGAGTGGGGTGGTGACGTCCCGTTGTTGGCAGCGGCGCTGTCTCACGAACGTTCGGTTGTAATTACTGACGACAAACCGCTCCGAAAGACCTGCAACATCCTCTCAATTCCCGTTTCTGGGACCATCGGCCTTCTCATTCGAGCCGTCGAATGCGGCGATCTTGGTGCATCCGAAGCGAAGCAAACACTCGGGGCGATGGACGAAGTCGGTGCACGACTGAGCGTACGACTGGTACGGCGTGCAGAACGATTGATCGACGAGGCTGCAGAAACGTAG
- a CDS encoding ribbon-helix-helix protein, CopG family → MENVTARMGDEELDLLDRLAEQRGGGRSDAIREAVRRGAREELVQIALERYREGAVGMRGAAEIADVSVAQMMVEANERNVLSNYDEADLPSDVDALR, encoded by the coding sequence ATGGAAAACGTCACTGCGCGGATGGGCGACGAGGAACTCGATCTCCTCGATCGACTCGCCGAACAGCGCGGCGGCGGACGAAGCGATGCGATTCGGGAAGCAGTCCGTCGCGGCGCGCGCGAAGAACTCGTTCAAATCGCCCTCGAGCGCTATCGAGAGGGGGCCGTCGGAATGCGTGGAGCCGCTGAGATCGCCGACGTATCGGTTGCACAGATGATGGTCGAAGCAAACGAGCGTAACGTCCTCTCGAACTACGATGAAGCAGATCTTCCGTCGGACGTGGACGCACTCCGATGA
- a CDS encoding APC family permease, producing the protein MGPGIAIALLIGTALGMSIFLVPTQMAAEAGPSIILAILLAIIPMALGVLQLLQLGGAIPVAGGAYVYGSRLVGPFWGFLNIMLPVVAVWAYLLFAALGFAQYLPYFLELLGYGVDVNTTLAVWAILGFFLIVNYVGIRVAAKAQIALVTVLIAGMLTFIVGGLASFDPGNFDPLFPDGEGQPFEDGLAPFFLAIVLLYIPYQGFAMIIEIGEELENPVENIPRVLAVGMSFVAVLSVVLVVALIGGGSWEAAVGADGEPVDGALAAVGEEFGTLPTAGIVLIAVAALVAAATTVNTLYTSYSRTVMRASRDNLLPGFFAGIHDRFDTPHRAVIFMGVPPLAVAPFIGYLDEFTGPEFIDWLVVIVVTGTFLSFMISGIALWNLPKKYPQRYEYSVYKLPLPVLKLVAIGNIVMSFVFMLLVAASAPTALIVVVVFAILSTIAYVYQVRTLERNGTDLREEMSSLHHHEGSSLQTSEGDDD; encoded by the coding sequence GTGGGGCCGGGGATAGCGATTGCATTGTTAATCGGGACGGCGCTCGGAATGAGTATCTTTCTCGTTCCGACGCAGATGGCTGCCGAAGCTGGACCGAGTATTATACTCGCAATTTTGTTGGCAATTATCCCGATGGCACTCGGGGTCTTGCAACTCCTTCAACTCGGCGGGGCGATTCCCGTCGCGGGCGGGGCGTATGTCTACGGCTCGAGGCTCGTCGGACCGTTCTGGGGCTTTCTCAACATCATGCTTCCCGTCGTGGCCGTCTGGGCGTACCTCCTCTTCGCTGCGCTTGGATTCGCCCAGTACCTGCCGTACTTCCTCGAGTTGCTCGGATACGGTGTCGACGTGAACACGACTCTCGCGGTGTGGGCGATCCTCGGATTCTTCCTGATCGTGAACTACGTCGGCATTCGAGTGGCGGCGAAGGCACAGATCGCGCTCGTCACCGTGTTGATCGCGGGAATGCTCACGTTCATCGTCGGCGGCCTCGCGTCGTTCGACCCGGGGAACTTCGATCCGTTGTTCCCCGACGGTGAGGGCCAGCCCTTCGAAGACGGACTCGCGCCGTTCTTCCTCGCGATCGTCCTCCTGTACATTCCCTACCAGGGGTTCGCGATGATCATCGAAATCGGCGAAGAACTCGAGAACCCGGTCGAGAACATCCCGCGAGTCCTCGCGGTGGGAATGTCGTTCGTCGCCGTGTTATCGGTCGTCCTCGTCGTCGCGCTGATCGGCGGCGGGTCGTGGGAAGCGGCCGTCGGTGCCGACGGTGAACCCGTCGACGGCGCACTCGCAGCCGTCGGCGAGGAGTTCGGGACGCTGCCCACCGCCGGAATCGTGTTGATCGCCGTGGCCGCGCTTGTCGCTGCGGCGACGACCGTCAACACGCTCTATACCTCGTACTCCCGGACGGTCATGCGCGCCTCGCGTGACAACCTCCTGCCCGGCTTTTTCGCGGGCATTCACGACCGATTCGACACGCCCCACCGCGCCGTTATCTTCATGGGCGTGCCGCCACTCGCCGTCGCACCGTTTATCGGCTATCTCGACGAATTCACCGGCCCGGAGTTCATCGACTGGCTGGTCGTCATCGTCGTCACCGGAACGTTCCTCTCCTTCATGATCAGCGGTATCGCCCTGTGGAACCTCCCCAAGAAGTATCCACAACGCTACGAGTACTCGGTCTACAAACTGCCGCTACCGGTGCTCAAACTCGTCGCTATCGGCAACATCGTGATGTCGTTCGTGTTCATGTTACTCGTGGCCGCGAGCGCACCGACCGCGCTGATCGTCGTCGTC